ATTTCGACACCCCAGGAGACCTTGCGGTCGAACCGGCCTTGCGCCTCGTCGGCGATGCGCATCCGCTCGCCGCGGGTTTCCTCGCGGAAGCGCGCAGCACGGCCGGAGGCGCGGGCCTTGGTCTCGGAATCCTCCGGGTCGGGAAGCCTGCCGATGACGGTGATCTCTTCACGGTCGACGATCACGGTGGGGTCGCCGGTGAACCAGGTGTCGGGCAATCGGCCCGCGAACCACTCCGCAGCCTCGTCCGCGGAGCGGCGGTGATGCTGATGTTTTGTCATGATTACATGATTACACCGTTACACCGCTGGTGGGACGGCGTTCACCCTCGGCGAACGTCCGATGTTCGACGAACGTGTGTCAGTTGCGCTTGAGCAGCAGCGCAGCGCCGCCGGCCAGCACCAGGGCCACCAGCAGCAGCCCGGCCCAGCCCGGTCCGGCGATCCACCACACGGCACCCAGCAGGATGATCGCCGGCGACGCCGCGAACAGCACCATGCCGGGGTGCTGCTTCAAGACCGCGAGCGCACCCTGAGCGCGGATCGGGTCGATTTCCTTTGCCATGGCACCAGAATGCCAGGGGTTCGCCGCGTTCGTGACGACTTGTAGCCTGGTGTCGATTTCGCCTGCATCGACGATTCGAGGAATGACTGTGAACGGAAATTGGCAACCCGGCTGGCTGCCGGACCCTGACGGCCGCTACGAATACCGGTGGTGGGACGGGCAATCGTGGACCGACCAGGTATCCCATCAGGGACAGCCCGGCCGCGCACCGCTCGGGGGATCCCCGCAGCAAGCCGCGCCGCAGCAGCCTCAGCAGCCGCAGCGCCCGCAGGCGCAGTCCCAGCCCCAGGGCGACGGATTCGCCGGGATCAGCGGAGATCTGGTCGACGGCCGGTTCAGCGAGAAAGAGGCGACGCCGATCGCCAACCAGAACAAGAAGATGCTGCGGGTACGGCTGGGCGAACCGTTCATGGCCCGGCAGGGTTCGATGGTCGCCTACCAGGGCAACGTCGACTTCGCCTTCGAGGGCGGCGGCGCATCGAAGTTCATCAAGAAGGCCCTGACCGGTGAAGGCCTGCCGCTGATGCGCTGCCAGGGGCAGGGTGACGTGTTCCTGGCCGATCAGGGATTCGACGTGCACCTGCTGCAGCTGTCCAACTCCGGCCTGTCGATCAGCGGCAAGAACGTCCTGGCCTTCTCCTCGAGCCTGGACTGGAACATCGAACGCGTCCGCGGCGGCAGCATCGCCACCGGGGGTCTGTTCAACACCACCTTGCGCGGCACCGGATGGGTGGCGCTCACCACCGACGGCCCGCCGGTGGTGCTCAACGCCTCGGAGGCCCCGACCTTCGCCGACACCAACGCCGTGGTGGCCTGGTCGGCGCACCTGCAGACTCAGCTCAAGACCAGCTTCAAGGCCGGTGCGCTGATCGGCCGGGGCTCCGGAGAGGCCTTGCAGGTCGCGTTCCACGGCAACGGCTTCGTGATCGTGCAGCCGTCGGAGGGCATCACCGTCCCGATGCAGTGACCGACTCGCTGGGCGCCAGCTTCCCGCCGTCGCGGGTCAGCGCGTAGAGCGCCGCCGCGGACGCCAGCC
The genomic region above belongs to Mycolicibacterium sp. HK-90 and contains:
- a CDS encoding AIM24 family protein, with protein sequence MTVNGNWQPGWLPDPDGRYEYRWWDGQSWTDQVSHQGQPGRAPLGGSPQQAAPQQPQQPQRPQAQSQPQGDGFAGISGDLVDGRFSEKEATPIANQNKKMLRVRLGEPFMARQGSMVAYQGNVDFAFEGGGASKFIKKALTGEGLPLMRCQGQGDVFLADQGFDVHLLQLSNSGLSISGKNVLAFSSSLDWNIERVRGGSIATGGLFNTTLRGTGWVALTTDGPPVVLNASEAPTFADTNAVVAWSAHLQTQLKTSFKAGALIGRGSGEALQVAFHGNGFVIVQPSEGITVPMQ